Proteins encoded by one window of Pseudonocardia alni:
- a CDS encoding DICT sensory domain-containing protein — translation MSEGPLAHAVRVASEQAYVDGLSEGRREAWERASGARPEPASKRLLVHLSHSIERAVMSGPREDPTVVVALFQQLRFFDREREVYARMAQAGMHVVVAFADGGVHDVPDGVHLVVLDPDEPLASEWSVVALGRGAGAFLVATDQYARDPRERGEAGRVFLGRWGYARAQAGTELARLRFALGDRLPTSVRRTVDELLGSSMPTGGDPAASAGTTGEAWATTSLNHMIDRLLSARAGTRELRSQLADAQRAAAARAAAAVDPASGLPTAEALDRFAGPAGPETLPVGVALFDLPGLDGSVVHDDDRAAWFAAHQVAAAMTQPLGPVDAALRLSEREFALVVPGASDRHLAGLCDRVGERLALASQGWPGIALAGRVAFAVTATRPLPLADLREALAHLPEEPGDAGPVDAGRNPAGDRIVVAATGREGAPPRPSPEPSAAARHRGPDDVAPRPRPAGNGGGSGDPVAPPPDAHAPPPRPAPAPPPSRPRPYLDASSTGPQPVTGDAAADPRAAAQEALRRLVQGDRGADYDVFADRHRDNGGHPG, via the coding sequence ATGTCCGAGGGACCGCTTGCCCACGCCGTCCGGGTGGCCTCGGAGCAGGCCTACGTCGACGGGCTGTCCGAGGGCCGCCGCGAGGCCTGGGAGCGCGCCTCGGGCGCGCGCCCGGAGCCGGCGTCGAAGCGGCTGCTCGTGCACCTGTCGCACTCCATCGAGCGCGCGGTGATGTCCGGGCCGCGGGAGGACCCGACGGTCGTCGTCGCGCTGTTCCAGCAACTGCGCTTCTTCGACCGCGAGCGCGAGGTCTACGCGCGGATGGCCCAGGCCGGGATGCACGTCGTCGTCGCGTTCGCCGACGGCGGGGTGCACGACGTGCCGGACGGCGTCCACCTCGTGGTGCTGGATCCGGACGAGCCGCTGGCGTCGGAGTGGAGTGTCGTCGCGCTCGGGCGCGGGGCGGGCGCGTTCCTGGTCGCGACCGACCAGTACGCCCGCGACCCGCGCGAACGGGGCGAGGCCGGGCGGGTGTTCCTCGGACGCTGGGGCTACGCCCGTGCCCAGGCCGGGACCGAGCTCGCGCGGCTGCGGTTCGCGCTGGGGGACCGGCTGCCGACCTCGGTGCGGCGCACGGTCGACGAGCTGCTCGGCTCCTCGATGCCGACCGGCGGCGACCCGGCGGCCTCGGCGGGCACCACCGGAGAGGCCTGGGCGACGACCTCGCTCAACCACATGATCGACCGGCTGCTGTCGGCCCGGGCCGGCACCCGTGAGCTGCGATCCCAGCTGGCCGACGCCCAGCGCGCCGCGGCCGCCCGTGCCGCCGCCGCGGTCGACCCGGCGAGCGGTCTGCCCACCGCCGAGGCCCTGGACCGCTTCGCCGGACCGGCGGGGCCGGAGACGCTGCCCGTCGGCGTCGCGCTGTTCGACCTGCCCGGCCTCGACGGCTCCGTCGTGCACGACGACGACCGCGCCGCCTGGTTCGCCGCCCACCAGGTCGCGGCGGCGATGACCCAGCCGCTCGGCCCGGTCGACGCGGCCCTGCGGCTGTCCGAGCGCGAGTTCGCGCTGGTCGTGCCCGGTGCCTCGGACCGGCACCTGGCCGGTCTCTGCGACCGGGTCGGCGAGCGCCTGGCGCTGGCCTCGCAGGGCTGGCCGGGCATCGCGCTGGCCGGGCGGGTCGCGTTCGCGGTCACGGCGACCCGGCCGCTGCCGCTGGCCGACCTGCGCGAGGCGCTGGCCCACCTTCCCGAGGAGCCGGGCGACGCCGGCCCGGTCGACGCCGGCCGGAACCCGGCCGGGGACCGCATCGTCGTCGCCGCGACCGGGCGGGAGGGCGCCCCGCCGCGTCCGTCCCCGGAGCCGTCGGCCGCGGCCCGGCACCGCGGTCCCGACGACGTCGCTCCGCGCCCGCGCCCGGCCGGGAACGGCGGCGGGTCCGGCGACCCGGTCGCGCCCCCGCCCGACGCGCACGCCCCGCCGCCGCGGCCCGCACCGGCCCCGCCGCCGTCGCGGCCCCGGCCCTACCTCGACGCGTCCTCGACCGGCCCGCAGCCGGTCACCGGTGACGCGGCCGCCGACCCGCGGGCCGCGGCGCAGGAGGCGCTGCGCCGCCTGGTCCAGGGCGACCGGGGTGCCGACTACGACGTGTTCGCCGACCGGCACCGCGACAACGGCGGTCACCCCGGCTGA
- a CDS encoding ClpP family protease, whose amino-acid sequence MSDSPRTPRFDDRARRDLYDQRVVVLDGPLDDDNGTLLATQVVALAARDPAADIAFWIHSPGGSVPAMLALRDLFRLVPCDVATLVLGIAYSAGQFLLSAGTPGKRRALPHSRVLMHQGSSGIGGTAVDIELQADDLRHTRDTVLGLIAQDTGQPVDRIFTDSLHDRWYSAAEALDYGFVDAVVDRFDQVVPRRGAVPTGFGVGR is encoded by the coding sequence ATGAGCGACTCACCGCGCACCCCGCGCTTCGACGACCGCGCCCGCCGCGACCTCTACGACCAGCGCGTCGTGGTGCTCGACGGCCCCCTCGACGACGACAACGGCACCCTGCTCGCCACCCAGGTCGTGGCACTGGCCGCCCGTGACCCGGCCGCCGACATCGCCTTCTGGATCCACTCGCCCGGCGGGTCGGTGCCGGCGATGCTGGCGCTGCGGGACCTGTTCCGGCTGGTGCCCTGCGACGTCGCGACGCTCGTGCTCGGCATCGCCTACAGCGCCGGCCAGTTCCTGCTCTCGGCGGGCACCCCGGGCAAGCGCCGTGCGCTGCCGCACTCGCGGGTGCTGATGCACCAGGGCTCGTCGGGGATCGGCGGGACGGCCGTCGACATCGAGCTGCAGGCCGACGACCTGCGCCACACCCGCGACACCGTGCTCGGCCTCATCGCCCAGGACACCGGGCAGCCGGTGGACCGGATCTTCACCGACTCGCTGCACGACCGCTGGTACTCCGCGGCCGAGGCGCTCGACTACGGCTTCGTCGACGCCGTCGTCGACCGGTTCGACCAGGTGGTGCCGCGCCGCGGTGCCGTCCCGACCGGCTTCGGCGTGGGGCGGTGA
- a CDS encoding alpha/beta fold hydrolase, translating into MPQLSIGTENGSPVELHYTDQGSGAPVVLIHGWPLSGRSWEKQVPALVDAGHRVVTYDRRGFGQSSQPWDGYEYDTFADDLHALLVHLDLREATLVGFSMGGGEVVRYVAKHGTDRVARVVLAAAVPPYLYKSDDNPDGGLDDATIEQFQGGVTGDRIAFLEEFTSNFFAAGDRTDLISEPNRAYHRAIAEFASPKGTLDCITAFGRTDFRDDVQKVSDAGIPTLVIHGDADAIVPFEVSGKRSHESIEGSRLALIEGGPHGLNATHPDEFNAALLDFLKA; encoded by the coding sequence ATGCCCCAGCTCAGCATCGGTACCGAGAACGGCAGCCCGGTCGAGCTGCACTACACCGACCAGGGCTCCGGCGCACCCGTCGTGCTGATCCACGGCTGGCCGCTGTCGGGGAGGTCCTGGGAGAAGCAGGTCCCCGCGCTGGTCGACGCCGGCCACCGGGTCGTGACCTACGACCGTCGCGGCTTCGGCCAGTCCTCCCAGCCCTGGGACGGCTACGAGTACGACACCTTCGCGGACGACCTGCACGCCCTGCTCGTGCACCTCGACCTGCGCGAGGCCACCCTCGTCGGGTTCTCGATGGGCGGCGGCGAGGTCGTCCGCTACGTCGCGAAGCACGGCACCGACCGGGTCGCCCGTGTCGTGCTGGCCGCGGCCGTCCCGCCGTACCTCTACAAGTCCGACGACAACCCCGACGGCGGTCTCGACGACGCCACGATCGAGCAGTTCCAGGGCGGCGTCACCGGTGACCGGATCGCCTTCCTGGAGGAGTTCACGTCGAACTTCTTCGCCGCGGGCGACCGGACCGACCTGATCAGCGAGCCGAACCGGGCCTACCACCGCGCGATCGCCGAGTTCGCGTCGCCGAAGGGCACCCTGGACTGCATCACCGCGTTCGGACGCACCGACTTCCGCGACGACGTGCAGAAGGTCTCCGACGCCGGCATCCCGACCCTGGTCATCCACGGCGACGCCGACGCGATCGTCCCGTTCGAGGTGTCCGGCAAGCGCTCCCACGAGTCGATCGAGGGCTCGCGGCTCGCGCTGATCGAGGGTGGCCCGCACGGTCTCAACGCCACCCACCCCGACGAGTTCAACGCCGCCCTGCTCGACTTCCTGAAGGCCTGA
- a CDS encoding helix-turn-helix domain-containing protein → MSEPLWRHALGRELRRRRHARGETLHATAGRAGVSPQYLSEVERGRKEPSSEMIAAVAGALGTDLAALTRGVADGLATAPRARGPQCAYALAA, encoded by the coding sequence ATGAGCGAACCCCTCTGGCGGCACGCACTCGGTCGTGAGCTGCGACGACGGCGGCACGCCCGCGGTGAGACCCTGCACGCGACGGCCGGGCGCGCCGGGGTGTCCCCGCAGTACCTCTCGGAGGTGGAGCGGGGCCGCAAGGAGCCCTCCAGCGAGATGATCGCCGCCGTCGCCGGGGCGCTCGGGACCGACCTGGCCGCGCTGACCCGCGGCGTCGCCGACGGTCTCGCGACGGCCCCGCGGGCACGCGGGCCGCAGTGCGCCTACGCGCTGGCGGCCTGA
- a CDS encoding SACE_7040 family transcriptional regulator — protein sequence MAAAGPSPADGAGARTEAPSRREQILTEAARLFARHGFHGVSIADLGAAVGVSGPALYRHFPGKEALLAELLIDISERLLDGGRARVHHDDPRAALADLVDFHVAFATREPELIVVQDRDLANLPEEPRRTVRRLQRTYVELWVDTLRRAHPDVAPAEARTVAHGVFGLLNSTPYAPRAEQPSPRGADARAAVLRRMALAALAVAPA from the coding sequence ATGGCCGCAGCAGGACCCTCCCCCGCGGACGGCGCGGGCGCGCGCACGGAGGCTCCGTCGCGGCGCGAGCAGATCCTGACCGAGGCGGCCCGGCTGTTCGCCCGACACGGCTTCCACGGGGTGAGCATCGCCGACCTGGGCGCCGCGGTCGGCGTCAGCGGCCCCGCCCTCTACCGGCACTTCCCCGGCAAGGAGGCGCTGCTCGCCGAGCTGCTCATCGACATCTCCGAGCGACTGCTCGACGGCGGCCGCGCCCGCGTGCACCACGACGACCCCCGTGCCGCGCTGGCCGACCTCGTCGACTTCCACGTCGCGTTCGCGACCCGGGAGCCGGAGCTGATCGTCGTGCAGGACCGGGACCTGGCGAACCTGCCCGAGGAGCCGCGCCGCACCGTGCGGCGGCTGCAGCGCACCTACGTCGAGCTGTGGGTGGACACGCTGCGCCGGGCGCACCCCGACGTCGCCCCGGCCGAGGCCCGCACCGTCGCCCACGGGGTGTTCGGCCTGCTCAACTCCACGCCGTACGCACCGCGGGCCGAGCAGCCGTCACCGCGCGGGGCGGACGCCCGGGCCGCGGTGCTGCGCCGGATGGCGCTGGCCGCGCTGGCGGTCGCCCCGGCCTGA
- a CDS encoding sensor histidine kinase: MRTLRRMRERLGVRAASALAAATAVAMVLVVAGVSLVLVLESQLKRNTEEALLANAQQVAERIQANFADYRPGDPAKENAVVTTARRTDLVQVVTAWSDRTGAPDDRVGSNGEGRNIEVFASSEPLDGQPKLVDWVLAPHETRSQMDVPVTFHEAGGPEPDAGPLQTEAMMVVGLGVRAFDRPITIYSAQPTDQMHSAVDLVTWLVAGGVPLLVLVAGGFTYLFAGRALRPVEDMRSRVAGMGDKDLSQRVDEPAARDEVGRLARTMNQMLGRIESSQATQRRFVADASHELRSPLATVSTGLELLGAGMPEASADRATVDVLRGEASRLTGLVENLLFLARADERGIAPRREEVDLDEIADAERERPSAETAVAVRVTSEPVRVVGDRGQLVRVLRNLVDNAKRHASSTVAVSVRAEGDLAVIEVDDDGNGVAEADRARVFERFVRLDEARSRGDGGSGLGLAIVAELVAAHGGTVEAASSPELGGARFRVTVPAVTAPLPEEETPGPVDADHAGAGFDGEPAAELCDDRPSGPIPRVTTRSPWARAEEPADFGPAAWLGQGGADQGTPQNGTAQNGTASGGTAPVRPVMGSAVAPEAPARPVSAGPVGAGASARGTAAPDGMMRTPGDPAVTHGSGTDGRTPDSGPVTTPPDPEDDVSAPPAHSRLDPPTGPLPIRPDTVGSPFDENATRPLPVVTPRGQRGRGGTAVASRETSRDTRDTGREPARAEREPVGAPSPRRPSDRRR; the protein is encoded by the coding sequence ATGAGGACCCTGCGCCGGATGCGCGAGCGTCTCGGCGTCCGCGCCGCGTCCGCCCTCGCGGCGGCGACCGCGGTCGCGATGGTGCTCGTCGTCGCCGGTGTGTCGCTGGTGCTGGTCCTCGAGAGCCAGCTGAAGCGCAACACCGAGGAGGCACTGCTGGCCAACGCCCAGCAGGTGGCCGAGCGCATCCAGGCCAACTTCGCCGACTACCGCCCCGGCGACCCGGCCAAGGAGAACGCGGTGGTGACCACCGCCCGCCGCACCGACCTGGTGCAGGTCGTCACGGCCTGGAGCGACCGGACCGGCGCGCCGGACGACCGGGTCGGGTCGAACGGCGAGGGCCGCAACATCGAGGTGTTCGCCTCGTCCGAGCCGCTGGACGGGCAGCCGAAGCTGGTGGACTGGGTTCTCGCCCCGCACGAGACGCGCTCCCAGATGGACGTGCCGGTCACCTTCCACGAGGCGGGCGGCCCGGAGCCCGACGCCGGCCCGCTGCAGACCGAGGCCATGATGGTCGTCGGGCTCGGCGTGCGTGCCTTCGACCGGCCGATCACGATCTACTCCGCCCAGCCGACCGACCAGATGCACAGCGCCGTCGACCTCGTCACCTGGCTCGTCGCGGGCGGGGTCCCGCTGCTGGTGCTGGTCGCGGGCGGCTTCACCTATCTGTTCGCCGGCCGTGCACTGCGCCCGGTGGAGGACATGCGGTCCCGGGTCGCCGGGATGGGCGACAAGGACCTCTCCCAGCGCGTCGACGAGCCGGCCGCCCGCGACGAGGTCGGCCGTCTCGCCCGCACCATGAACCAGATGCTCGGGCGGATCGAGTCCTCCCAGGCGACCCAGCGCCGCTTCGTCGCCGACGCCAGCCACGAGCTGCGCAGCCCGCTCGCGACCGTGTCGACCGGCCTGGAGCTGCTCGGCGCGGGCATGCCGGAGGCGTCCGCGGACCGGGCCACCGTCGACGTGCTGCGCGGGGAGGCCTCCCGGCTGACCGGCCTGGTCGAGAACCTGCTGTTCCTCGCCCGTGCCGACGAGCGCGGCATCGCGCCGCGCCGCGAGGAGGTCGACCTCGACGAGATCGCCGACGCCGAGCGGGAGCGTCCGTCGGCCGAGACCGCCGTCGCGGTCCGGGTGACCAGTGAGCCCGTCCGGGTGGTCGGCGACCGCGGGCAGCTGGTCCGGGTACTGCGCAACCTGGTCGACAACGCCAAGCGGCACGCGTCGTCGACGGTCGCGGTGTCGGTCCGGGCCGAGGGCGACCTCGCGGTGATCGAGGTCGACGACGACGGCAACGGCGTCGCCGAGGCCGACCGCGCCCGGGTCTTCGAGCGCTTCGTGCGGCTCGACGAGGCCCGTTCCCGCGGTGACGGCGGCTCCGGGCTCGGCCTGGCGATCGTCGCCGAGCTGGTCGCGGCGCACGGCGGGACCGTGGAGGCGGCCTCGTCGCCCGAGCTGGGCGGGGCCCGGTTCCGGGTCACCGTGCCCGCCGTGACGGCGCCGCTGCCCGAGGAGGAGACCCCCGGACCGGTGGACGCCGACCACGCCGGGGCCGGGTTCGACGGCGAGCCGGCCGCGGAGCTGTGCGACGACCGGCCCTCCGGTCCGATCCCGCGGGTGACCACACGGTCGCCGTGGGCGCGGGCCGAGGAGCCTGCCGACTTCGGTCCGGCCGCGTGGCTGGGGCAGGGCGGCGCCGACCAGGGGACACCGCAGAACGGCACGGCGCAGAACGGCACGGCCTCGGGCGGCACCGCTCCGGTCCGCCCGGTCATGGGCTCCGCGGTCGCTCCCGAGGCCCCGGCCCGCCCGGTGTCGGCGGGCCCCGTGGGGGCGGGCGCGTCGGCACGCGGGACCGCCGCTCCGGATGGCATGATGCGCACGCCCGGTGACCCGGCCGTCACCCACGGCTCGGGCACGGACGGTCGGACCCCGGACAGCGGTCCGGTGACGACCCCGCCCGACCCGGAGGACGACGTGTCCGCACCACCCGCCCACAGTCGCCTCGACCCGCCGACCGGGCCGCTGCCGATCCGGCCGGACACCGTCGGCAGCCCGTTCGACGAGAACGCCACCCGGCCGTTGCCGGTCGTCACGCCGCGTGGGCAGCGGGGACGTGGCGGCACCGCCGTCGCCAGCCGGGAGACGTCCCGTGACACCCGGGACACCGGGCGCGAGCCCGCCCGGGCCGAGCGGGAGCCGGTCGGGGCGCCGTCGCCGCGGCGGCCGTCCGACCGTCGTCGCTGA
- a CDS encoding ClpP family protease: MSTYTIPNVIARTPGGERVLDVYSHLLTERVVYLGTEIDAGVANALIAQLLFLEADDPDREVQLYVNCGGGDPSAMLGIYDTLRHVRCPVATTCVGQAVSVGAVLLAAGTEGRRGALPHARVVLHQPAAQGRGSIPDLILQADELVRIRADIEEILARHTGQTVERLRADTDHDRVFTASAARDYGLLDTVLEPQPPRTRERR, from the coding sequence GTGAGCACCTACACGATCCCGAACGTCATCGCCCGCACCCCGGGCGGCGAGCGGGTCCTCGACGTCTACTCCCACCTGCTCACCGAGCGGGTCGTCTACCTGGGCACCGAGATCGACGCGGGCGTGGCGAACGCGTTGATCGCCCAGCTGCTGTTCCTGGAGGCCGACGACCCCGACCGCGAGGTGCAGCTGTACGTCAACTGCGGGGGCGGCGACCCCAGCGCGATGCTCGGCATCTACGACACGCTGCGCCACGTCCGCTGCCCGGTCGCGACGACGTGCGTCGGGCAGGCCGTCTCGGTGGGTGCGGTGCTGCTCGCCGCCGGGACCGAGGGCCGTCGCGGCGCGCTGCCGCACGCCCGGGTCGTGCTGCACCAGCCGGCGGCGCAGGGCCGCGGGTCCATCCCGGACCTGATCCTGCAGGCCGACGAGCTGGTCCGGATCCGCGCCGACATCGAGGAGATCCTGGCCCGGCACACCGGGCAGACCGTCGAACGGTTGCGCGCCGACACCGACCACGACCGCGTGTTCACCGCGTCCGCGGCCCGGGACTACGGCCTGCTCGACACCGTGCTCGAACCGCAGCCGCCGCGCACCCGCGAGCGTCGCTGA
- a CDS encoding heavy metal translocating P-type ATPase has product MRSALTLPEVRWAGASLLAFLAALGADLLGAPSAVVVGLYLACYVLGGWEPALEGLRALGEKRLDVDLLMIVAAVAAAAIGQWFDGGLLIVIFATSGALESVMTARTRASIDALLDLAPETATVVADDGTERTVPAAQLAAGQVVVVRPGERVPGDGAVLDGVSEVDTSALTGEPVPARTGPGDAVLAGTVNGTGVLRVRVSRDAADTVVAGVAAQVERAAETKAGRQLFIERVEQRYSVLVVAGTVLLLAVPLLLGAPFTETLLRAIVFMIVASPCAIVLATMPPLLAAVAVSGRRGTLVKDVTVLEALAEVDTVVLDKTGTLTSGRPQVVSVTPLGSRRADELLALAGAAESGSEHVLGRAVRAHALERGLHLPHAEGFTAVPGEGVRAVVGGRTVAVGRPELAGDVEVPGVAALQEAGRTAVVVLVDGEPAGVVGLSDEPRPGAAAALAALRREVGGEPQVLTGDAERPARVLADRLGLTRVRAGLLPDGKVEVVRAEQARGRRVLAAGDGINDAPLLASADVGLVVSEGAGALSLEAADGVLTRDPLGSLAPLVVLARRARRIARANLAFAATVIVVLVGWDLIGTLPLVVGVAGHELSTVLVCLNGLRLLVVARREDRRGRAAVAPVAVDPERERVGA; this is encoded by the coding sequence ATGCGATCCGCACTGACCCTGCCCGAGGTCCGCTGGGCCGGGGCCTCCCTGCTGGCCTTCCTGGCGGCGCTGGGGGCCGACCTGCTCGGCGCGCCGTCCGCGGTGGTCGTCGGCCTGTACCTGGCCTGCTACGTCCTCGGCGGCTGGGAGCCCGCGCTCGAGGGCCTGCGTGCGCTCGGGGAGAAGCGGCTCGACGTCGACCTGCTGATGATCGTCGCCGCGGTGGCCGCGGCCGCGATCGGGCAGTGGTTCGACGGCGGCCTGCTCATCGTCATCTTCGCGACGTCCGGGGCGCTGGAGTCGGTCATGACCGCCCGCACCCGGGCCAGCATCGACGCGCTGCTCGACCTCGCCCCCGAGACCGCGACCGTCGTCGCCGACGACGGCACCGAGCGCACCGTCCCGGCGGCGCAGCTGGCCGCGGGGCAGGTGGTCGTGGTGCGGCCGGGGGAGCGGGTCCCCGGGGACGGCGCCGTGCTCGACGGGGTGTCGGAGGTCGACACCTCCGCGCTGACCGGTGAGCCGGTCCCGGCCCGCACCGGTCCGGGCGACGCGGTGCTCGCGGGCACCGTGAACGGCACCGGCGTACTGCGGGTCCGGGTCTCGCGCGACGCCGCGGACACCGTCGTCGCGGGGGTCGCCGCGCAGGTCGAGCGGGCCGCCGAGACCAAGGCGGGCCGCCAGCTGTTCATCGAGCGCGTCGAGCAGCGCTACTCGGTGCTGGTCGTCGCGGGGACGGTGCTGCTGCTCGCTGTGCCGCTGCTGCTCGGCGCCCCGTTCACCGAGACGCTGCTGCGCGCGATCGTCTTCATGATCGTGGCCTCGCCGTGCGCGATCGTGCTCGCGACGATGCCGCCGCTGCTCGCCGCGGTCGCGGTGTCCGGCCGGCGCGGGACCCTGGTCAAGGACGTCACCGTGCTGGAGGCGCTCGCCGAGGTCGACACCGTGGTGCTCGACAAGACCGGCACGCTGACCTCCGGCCGCCCGCAGGTGGTGTCGGTGACCCCGCTCGGGTCCCGTCGCGCCGACGAGCTGCTCGCCCTGGCCGGGGCCGCCGAGTCCGGCAGCGAGCACGTACTGGGCCGGGCGGTGCGCGCGCACGCCCTGGAGCGCGGCCTGCACCTGCCCCACGCCGAGGGGTTCACCGCGGTCCCGGGCGAGGGTGTGCGGGCGGTCGTCGGCGGGCGGACCGTCGCCGTCGGGCGCCCGGAGCTCGCCGGTGACGTGGAGGTCCCCGGGGTCGCCGCACTGCAGGAGGCGGGGCGGACCGCCGTCGTCGTGCTGGTGGACGGCGAGCCCGCCGGGGTGGTCGGGCTGTCCGACGAGCCGCGTCCGGGTGCCGCGGCCGCGCTGGCCGCGCTGCGCCGCGAGGTCGGCGGCGAGCCGCAGGTCCTCACCGGCGACGCCGAGCGTCCCGCCCGGGTGCTCGCCGACCGGCTCGGCCTGACCCGGGTGCGGGCCGGGCTGCTGCCCGACGGCAAGGTCGAGGTCGTCCGCGCGGAGCAGGCCCGGGGCCGCCGGGTGCTCGCCGCGGGCGACGGCATCAACGACGCGCCGCTGCTCGCGTCGGCCGACGTCGGCCTCGTGGTCTCGGAGGGGGCGGGGGCGCTGTCCCTGGAGGCCGCCGACGGCGTGCTCACCCGTGACCCGCTCGGCTCGCTGGCCCCGCTGGTCGTGCTGGCCCGGCGGGCTCGGCGGATCGCGCGGGCGAACCTGGCCTTCGCCGCCACGGTGATCGTGGTCCTGGTCGGGTGGGACCTGATCGGGACGTTGCCGCTGGTCGTCGGCGTCGCCGGGCACGAGCTGTCCACGGTGCTGGTGTGCTTGAACGGGCTGCGGCTGCTCGTCGTCGCGCGCCGGGAGGACCGGCGGGGCCGGGCCGCCGTCGCGCCGGTCGCCGTGGATCCCGAACGGGAGCGCGTCGGGGCCTGA
- a CDS encoding ArsR/SmtB family transcription factor, with product MHESIHGFAMPPEDEVRRVADAMRMLSDPTRVKILWALLQGESSVACLADLVGAAPTAVSQHLSKLRLSGLVENRREGTYVYYTVEDATVRAVLERMLGQGTVVDG from the coding sequence GTGCACGAGTCCATCCACGGCTTCGCGATGCCGCCCGAGGACGAGGTCCGCCGGGTGGCGGACGCGATGCGCATGCTGTCCGACCCGACCCGGGTCAAGATCCTCTGGGCGCTGCTGCAGGGCGAGTCCTCGGTGGCCTGCCTCGCCGACCTGGTCGGCGCCGCCCCCACCGCGGTGAGCCAGCACCTGTCGAAGCTGCGACTGTCGGGCCTGGTCGAGAACCGGCGCGAGGGGACCTACGTGTACTACACCGTGGAGGACGCGACCGTCCGCGCCGTGCTGGAGCGGATGCTCGGGCAGGGCACGGTCGTCGACGGGTAG
- a CDS encoding putative PEP-binding protein, with protein sequence MPSTIALTGIPASPGRAGGRVVRVAEPPGEPAAGPAPADAAAEAARIAPAVELVSQRLTARAATVTGDAREVLEATVTMVGDPALLESAQALVTEQGRPAARAVWEAANSFAEMLSSMGGYMAERARDIHDVRDRIVAELLGLPAPGVADLDAPAVLVATDLAPADTAGLKPGVALALVTEQGGPTSHTAILARSLGIPAVVGCAGATRIAEGAALTVDGGTGEVVEVATLDEATAFAAAASVTAEWDGVGRTADGRVVPVLANVGDGPGAAKAAEARAEGVGLFRTELAFLSAAEEPTEAAQREVYTAVLSAFAGKPVTARTLDAGADKPLPFLSLDGEPNPALGVRGLRIARVPGNGDGVLERQLAALAAAAKETGVALKVMAPMVATAEEARWFVQRCRAHGISQAGVMIEIPAAVLTADEIMAEVDFVSVGTNDLAQYLFAADRQSGPVAALNDPWQPALLRLLGLLGEASARTGTPVGVCGEAAADPGLAAVLVGLGVASLSMGSGALAAVGATLAGLTVEQCRERARAACAAADPVAARRAVAALDG encoded by the coding sequence ATGCCGAGCACGATCGCCCTCACCGGAATCCCCGCCAGCCCCGGCCGCGCCGGCGGCCGCGTCGTCCGCGTCGCCGAGCCGCCGGGCGAGCCGGCCGCCGGCCCCGCCCCGGCCGACGCCGCCGCCGAGGCCGCGCGGATCGCGCCGGCCGTGGAGCTGGTGTCGCAGCGCCTGACCGCGCGCGCCGCGACCGTCACCGGCGACGCCCGCGAGGTGCTGGAGGCGACCGTGACGATGGTCGGCGACCCGGCGCTGCTGGAGAGCGCGCAGGCGCTGGTCACCGAGCAGGGGCGGCCCGCCGCGCGCGCGGTGTGGGAGGCCGCGAACTCCTTCGCCGAGATGCTGTCGTCGATGGGCGGCTACATGGCCGAGCGCGCCCGCGACATCCACGACGTGCGCGACCGGATCGTCGCGGAGCTGCTGGGGCTGCCCGCGCCGGGCGTCGCCGACCTGGACGCGCCCGCCGTGCTCGTCGCGACCGACCTGGCCCCGGCCGACACCGCCGGGCTGAAGCCGGGCGTCGCGCTCGCCCTGGTCACCGAGCAGGGCGGCCCGACCAGCCACACCGCGATCCTCGCGCGTTCGCTGGGGATCCCCGCGGTCGTCGGCTGCGCGGGTGCGACCCGGATCGCCGAGGGCGCCGCGCTGACCGTCGACGGCGGCACCGGTGAGGTCGTCGAGGTCGCCACCCTCGACGAGGCCACCGCGTTCGCCGCCGCCGCCTCGGTCACCGCCGAGTGGGACGGCGTCGGCCGCACCGCCGACGGCCGTGTCGTGCCGGTCCTGGCCAATGTCGGCGACGGCCCCGGCGCGGCGAAGGCCGCGGAGGCCCGGGCCGAGGGGGTCGGCCTGTTCCGCACCGAGCTCGCGTTCCTCTCCGCGGCCGAGGAGCCGACCGAGGCCGCCCAGCGCGAGGTCTACACCGCGGTGCTGTCCGCGTTCGCCGGCAAGCCGGTCACCGCCCGCACCCTCGACGCCGGCGCGGACAAGCCGCTGCCGTTCCTGTCGCTCGACGGCGAGCCCAACCCGGCGCTGGGCGTGCGCGGCCTGCGGATCGCCCGCGTCCCCGGCAACGGCGACGGCGTGCTGGAGCGCCAGCTCGCCGCGCTCGCCGCCGCGGCGAAGGAGACCGGCGTCGCGCTCAAGGTGATGGCGCCGATGGTCGCCACCGCCGAGGAGGCGCGCTGGTTCGTGCAGCGCTGCCGGGCGCACGGCATCTCCCAGGCCGGCGTGATGATCGAGATCCCGGCCGCGGTGCTCACCGCCGACGAGATCATGGCCGAGGTCGACTTCGTCTCGGTCGGCACCAACGACCTGGCCCAGTACCTGTTCGCCGCGGACCGCCAGTCCGGGCCGGTGGCCGCGCTCAACGACCCGTGGCAGCCGGCGCTGCTGCGGCTGCTCGGGCTGCTCGGCGAGGCGTCGGCGCGCACCGGCACCCCGGTCGGGGTGTGCGGCGAGGCCGCGGCCGACCCGGGGCTGGCCGCGGTACTGGTGGGTCTGGGGGTCGCGAGCCTGTCGATGGGGTCCGGCGCGCTCGCCGCGGTCGGGGCGACCCTGGCCGGGCTGACGGTGGAGCAGTGCCGGGAGCGGGCCCGCGCGGCCTGCGCCGCGGCCGACCCGGTCGCAGCCCGCCGCGCCGTCGCCGCTCTCGACGGCTGA